A region from the Silene latifolia isolate original U9 population chromosome 7, ASM4854445v1, whole genome shotgun sequence genome encodes:
- the LOC141591833 gene encoding beta-glucosidase 12-like, with protein sequence MLFNCLQYNHILIVTQLILNQFNNLKKMQLQKMARFLILLIFFTLEIFTASAIYSNINNTVKISNGNNDTIGPDYGISFLNRSSFPDFIFGSASSAYQFEGGASEDGKGANIWDTYTHKFPESIADGKNGDVAADSYHRYQDDVKILKEMGLDAYRFSISWSRILPYGKLSKGVNKKGIMYYHNLIDELLANGIKPFITLFHWDLPQPLQDEYGGFLSPLIVDDFKDYADLCFREYGDKVKHWMTLNEPWSYSTGNLRVAVFSSSQCSMSKPDACKVDYGTQPYLTAHYQLLSHAAAVQVYRHKYQESQQGVIGIVLNSNWFIPYSQAKHNRNSALRALDFMFGWYMDPVTHGDYPHTMRSLVGSRLPKFTRNQSALLKGSYDFLGVNYYTSTYAAYAPNKNVPPSYKTDSLVNLTFVREGIPIGPRAASDWLYVYPRGIHDLLLYIKAKYNNPSIYITENGIDEFNVPGLPVEEALADSTRIVYYHSHLSFIQHAIKDGVNMKGYFAWSLLDNFEWNSGYTVRFGIYYVDYRDGQRYPKSSAKWFKNFLNT encoded by the exons ATGCTGTTTAATTGTTTACAGTACAATCACATTTTGATCGTTACACAGTTAATTTTAAACCAATTCAATAATCTCAAGAAAATGCAACTTCAAAAAATGGCGCGCTTTCTCATATTACTAATCTTTTTCACACTTGAAATTTTCACTGCATCTGCTATTTACAGTaatatcaataatactgttaaaATTTCCAACGGCAATAACGATACAATTGGTCCCGATTATGGCATTAGTTTCTTAAATCGTAGCAGTTTTCCTGATTTTATTTTTGGCTCTGCTTCTTCTGCTTATCAG TTTGAAGGGGGAGCAAGTGAAGATGGGAAAGGAGCCAACATATGGGatacttacactcataaattcCCAG AAAGTATAGCAGATGGTAAGAATGGAGATGTGGCAGCTGATTCATACCATCGTTACCAG GATGATGTGAAGATCTTGAAGGAAATGGGACTAGATGCTTACAGATTTTCGATTTCATGGTCAAGAATATTGCCTT ATGGGAAACTGAGCAAGGGTGTGAACAAGAAAGGAATAATGTACTATCACAATCTTATTGATGAACTCTTGGCAAATG GTATAAAACCATTCATCACTCTTTTCCACTGGGATCTTCCTCAACCTTTACAAGATGAATATGGTGGATTTCTTAGCCCACTTATTGT GGACGACTTTAAGGACTATGCAGACCTTTGCTTTAGAGAATATGGAGACAAGGTGAAGCATTGGATGACACTAAATGAACCATGGAGTTACAGTACAGGCAACTTAAGAGTCGCCGTATTTTCATCCAGCCAATGTTCCATGTCCAAACCAGATGCCTGCAAAGTAGACTATGGCACACAACCTTACTTGACAGCCCATTATCAGCTTCTTTCTCATGCAGCTGCAGTCCAAGTCTATAGACACAAGTATCAG GAATCCCAGCAAGGTGTAATTGGCATTGTTCTGAATTCAAATTGGTTCATTCCATATTCTCAAGCAAAGCATAACCGCAACTCAGCACTTAGAGCTCTAGATTTCATGTTTGGCTG GTACATGGACCCAGTAACACACGGAGACTACCCTCACACAATGCGCTCTTTAGTAGGAAGCCGCTTACCAAAGTTCACAAGAAATCAGTCTGCTTTGCTAAAAGGATCTTATGATTTCCTAGGCGTAAACTATTACACAAGCACATATGCAGCATATGCTCCTAATAAAAATGTGCCTCCCAGCTATAAAACTGATTCCTTGGTTAATCTCACAT TTGTGCGGGAAGGGATTCCGATTGGTCCAAGG GCAGCTTCGGATTGGCTTTATGTTTATCCAAGAGGAATTCATGATCTCCTACTTTATATAAAAGCAAAGTACAATAACCCATCCATTTATATCACAGAAAATG GAATCGACGAGTTCAACGTTCCCGGACTACCAGTAGAGGAAGCATTGGCTGATAGCACGAGGATAGTTTACTACCATAGCCATCTATCTTTCATCCAACATGCTATTAA GGATGGCGTTAATATGAAAGGATACTTTGCTTGGTCGTTGTTGGATAATTTTGAGTGGAACTCGGGTTACACAGTTAGATTTGGCATCTATTATGTTGATTACAGAGACGGGCAACGATATCCAAAGAGTTCAGCAAAGTGGTTTAAGAATTTCCTCAACACCTAA
- the LOC141591834 gene encoding thioredoxin-like fold domain-containing protein MRL7, chloroplastic: MSIFMSNVVSRDCVSFSATKFINQTPQPYFSLLPGIPLSTLNSYSSWARSCLPTSTFIAWKGIRHVQHCVAAAHNSDADGESDSKSKPKTQGKGKSKKNNSPQTETNNVAEKQPTTIPRKPRRGRRSEAVAVEDFVRGSLEKTFASIREKNPDVFARKEQLFKKVREKAEHDDSDDEDDDDDDDDDDYDDNQTKKQMVVEDDDPDWPLDADVGWGIRASDYFEKNAIKNVVGDDGLEIDWEGELDNSWIREINSLEWETFAFHPSPLIVLVFERYNRPADNWKLLKELEKAFLVYWNAKDRLPPRAVKLDIKIERDLAYALKVKQCPQLLFLSGQRILYREKELRTADELVQMIAYFYYRAKKPSWIDDTALTRKS; this comes from the exons ATGTCTATCTTTATGTCTAATGTTGTTTCTCGAGATTGTGTTTCTTTTTCTGCTACAAAATTCATCAATCAAACTCCTCAGCCATATTTCTCTTTACTTCCTGGAATCCCTTTATCTACTCTAAATAGTTACAGTTCATGGGCTCGTTCATGTCTTCCCACGTCAACTTTTATTGCTTGGAAGGGCATCCGACATGTTCAGCACTGTGTGGCGGCAGCACACAACTCTGATGCAGACGGGGAGTCTGATTCCAAGTCCAAACCCAAAACACAAGGAAAAGGAAAATCAAAGAAAAACAACTCTCCTCAAACTGAGACTAATAATGTTGCAGAAAAACAACCAACAACGATCCCAAGAAAGCCAAGACGTGGACGTAGGAGTGAAGCTGTTGCTGTCGAGGATTTTGTACGCGGCTCACTTGAAAAGACTTTTGCTTCTATCCGAGAGAAGAACCCTGATGTCTTTGCAAGGAAAGAGCAACTTTTTAAAAAAGTGAGGGAAAAGGCTGAACATGACGAtagtgatgatgaagatgatgatgatgatgatgatgatgatgattatgatgataaTCAAACTAAGAAGCAGATGGTAGTTGAAGATGATGATCCCGATTGGCCATTAGACGCTGATGTGGGATGGGGTATCAGGGCATCAGATTATTTTGAGAAGAATGCTATCAAAAATGTGGTTGGAGATGATGGTCTTGAAATTGACTGGGAGGGTGAATTGGACAATAGCTGGATACGGGAAATCAACAGCCTTGAGTGGGAAACCTTCGCTTTTCATCCAAGCCCATTGATTGTTCTAGTCTTCGAAAGATACAACAG GCCAGCTGATAACTGGAAGCTTTTGAAGGAACTAGAGAAGGCTTTCCTGGTTTATTGGAATGCTAAGGATCGACTCCCTCCTCGT GCTGTTAAATTGGACATCAAGATAGAGAGAGATTTAGCTTATGCTCTTAAAGTCAAACAATGTCCACAGTTATTATTTCTAAGCGGACAGAGGATTCTGTACCGGGAAAAGG AGCTCAGAACAGCAGATGAATtggtccaaatgattgcatatttcTACTACAGAGCCAAGAAGCCTTCGTGGATTGATGACACCGCTCTTACACGCAAAAGTTAA